A genomic window from Candidatus Krumholzibacteriia bacterium includes:
- a CDS encoding class I SAM-dependent methyltransferase: protein MSVEWYRVAFGEVYPLVYAHRDDAEAARAAAAYAGCFRQAMPVLDVACGAGRHTAAFAAAGLETLGLDLSEFLLVEAVERRVLSGRMVLGDMRRLPFRSGALGGAINMFTSFGYFEDEADDARAVAEVARVLRPGGRFLIDFINATTVGRVGAETTRRHEGDVQIEERRERDASGRHLCKHVRVLRPDGEEVSYREQVRLYAPAELEALLASAGLRVVERFGDYDAGPFVAAASARIILLAEREGPS from the coding sequence ATGAGCGTGGAGTGGTACCGGGTGGCGTTCGGCGAGGTGTACCCGCTGGTCTACGCGCACCGCGACGATGCCGAGGCGGCGCGGGCCGCGGCGGCGTACGCGGGCTGCTTTCGGCAGGCGATGCCGGTGCTCGACGTGGCCTGCGGCGCGGGCCGGCACACGGCCGCGTTCGCCGCGGCGGGGCTGGAGACGCTGGGGCTGGACCTCTCCGAGTTCCTGCTGGTCGAGGCGGTGGAACGCCGCGTACTCTCGGGCCGCATGGTACTCGGCGACATGCGACGCCTGCCGTTTCGCAGTGGGGCACTGGGTGGGGCCATCAACATGTTCACCAGTTTCGGTTACTTCGAAGACGAAGCCGACGACGCGCGCGCAGTGGCGGAAGTTGCCCGCGTGCTGCGGCCCGGCGGGCGTTTCCTGATCGACTTCATCAACGCCACCACGGTGGGGAGGGTGGGCGCGGAGACAACGCGCCGCCACGAAGGCGACGTTCAGATCGAGGAGCGGCGCGAACGGGACGCCTCCGGGCGCCACCTGTGCAAGCACGTGCGCGTCCTGCGGCCGGACGGTGAGGAGGTCTCCTACCGGGAGCAGGTGCGCCTGTACGCGCCCGCGGAATTGGAGGCACTGCTCGCGTCGGCGGGGTTGCGGGTCGTGGAACGTTTCGGGGACTATGACGCGGGACCGTTCGTGGCGGCCGCATCGGCACGCATCATCCTGCTCGCAGAAAGAGAAGGACCTTCGTGA
- a CDS encoding DUF444 family protein has translation MVQRIDRDLNRFRQVVRGIVKKELRKYMTSGELVGRQGKDYVSIPIRQIEIPNFRHETRKFGGVGQGEGEPGTPIGQADGDGQGAAGDGAGEHILEVDVTLDELAQIMAEELELPNIQPRARDVIEAEHGRFSGIHRSGPESLRHFRRTFREALKRQIASGAYNFNNPVIVPIKDDKRYRARRIIRAPETNAAVIYVMDVSGSMGDEQKDIVRNESFWINTWLRRQYKGVVTRFVVHDAEAREVDEQTFFHTRESGGTRISSAYQLVADLIDEQCPPSEWNVYVFHFSDGDNWGGGDTQLCVKILGERVLPAVNLFCYGQVASPYGSGAFINDLSATFKEIDNVVLTEIASKDEIYDSIKKFLGKGR, from the coding sequence ATGGTCCAGCGCATCGATCGCGATCTCAACCGATTCCGCCAGGTGGTGCGGGGCATCGTCAAGAAGGAGCTCCGCAAGTACATGACGAGCGGTGAGCTGGTGGGCCGTCAGGGGAAGGACTACGTGTCCATCCCCATCCGCCAGATCGAGATCCCCAACTTCCGCCACGAGACGCGCAAGTTCGGTGGCGTCGGGCAGGGCGAGGGTGAACCCGGCACCCCCATCGGCCAGGCCGACGGCGACGGGCAGGGCGCGGCCGGCGACGGCGCCGGCGAGCACATCCTGGAAGTGGACGTCACCCTGGACGAGCTGGCGCAGATCATGGCGGAGGAGTTGGAGCTGCCCAATATCCAGCCACGCGCCCGCGACGTCATCGAGGCCGAGCACGGCCGCTTCAGCGGCATCCACCGCAGCGGTCCCGAATCGCTGCGCCATTTCCGGCGTACCTTTCGCGAGGCGCTCAAGCGACAGATCGCCTCGGGTGCCTACAATTTCAACAACCCCGTCATCGTTCCCATCAAGGACGACAAGCGCTACCGGGCGCGACGCATCATCCGCGCGCCGGAGACCAACGCGGCCGTGATCTACGTGATGGATGTGTCCGGTTCGATGGGTGACGAGCAGAAGGACATCGTTCGTAACGAGTCGTTCTGGATCAACACCTGGCTGCGCCGCCAGTACAAGGGAGTCGTGACCCGCTTCGTGGTGCACGATGCCGAGGCACGCGAGGTGGATGAACAGACCTTCTTTCATACCCGCGAGAGTGGTGGCACGCGCATATCGTCGGCCTACCAGCTGGTGGCCGACCTGATCGACGAGCAATGCCCGCCCAGCGAGTGGAACGTCTACGTGTTCCACTTCTCGGACGGCGACAACTGGGGGGGCGGGGACACGCAGCTGTGCGTGAAGATCCTGGGCGAGCGCGTGCTGCCCGCGGTCAACCTGTTCTGCTACGGACAGGTGGCGAGCCCGTATGGCAGCGGGGCCTTCATCAACGATTTGAGCGCTACCTTCAAGGAGATCGACAACGTCGTGCTGACCGAAATCGCCAGCAAGGATGAGATCTACGACTCGATCAAGAAGTTCCTGGGAAAGGGGCGCTGA
- a CDS encoding SpoVR family protein: MIDRAVLGDMIHEIEGYARGYGLDFFPVIFEMMDYEEINMVASYGGFPTRYPHWRFGMQYEYMQKSYGYGLHKIYEMVINNNPCYAYLLDSNQMVDQKLVIAHVFAHCDFFKNNAYFKNTNRRMMDELANHGNRIHDYMSQYGHDVVEDFIDVCSSIENLIDPGALFDSSGRARELAPTAESAPRDVARLRSKGYMEPFINPPEYLEARRREQSERDAVSTFPAQPVKDVLRFLIEYAPLPNWKRDILSMLREESYYFAPQAQTKIMNEGWASYWHEKIMTQKALEPSEIVDFADHHSSTLAVQPGQLNPYKLGYELYCDIERRWNTGRFGKDYEECDDAAARAAWNRGTGAGREKIFQVRAIYNDMTFVDEFLTEEFCRENRLFTYSLNERNGRYEIADREFRAVKEKLLFQLTNMGQPYITVVDANHENRGELYLKHRFDGVELRLDYAQATMEALFKIWTRPVHVQTMVGESAVLLSYDGGTHRERPFEASNAA; encoded by the coding sequence ATGATCGACCGGGCCGTACTGGGTGACATGATCCACGAGATCGAGGGGTACGCGCGCGGCTACGGCCTCGATTTCTTCCCGGTGATCTTCGAAATGATGGACTACGAGGAGATCAACATGGTCGCCTCGTACGGCGGATTTCCCACCCGCTACCCGCACTGGCGCTTCGGCATGCAGTACGAGTACATGCAGAAGAGCTACGGCTACGGTCTGCACAAGATCTATGAGATGGTGATCAACAACAACCCGTGCTACGCCTACCTGCTCGACTCCAACCAGATGGTGGATCAGAAGCTGGTCATCGCACATGTGTTCGCGCACTGCGACTTCTTCAAGAACAACGCGTACTTCAAGAACACCAACCGGCGCATGATGGACGAACTGGCCAACCACGGCAACCGCATCCACGACTACATGTCCCAGTACGGGCACGATGTGGTGGAGGACTTCATCGACGTGTGCTCGTCCATCGAGAACCTGATCGACCCCGGGGCGCTGTTCGACAGTTCCGGCCGTGCACGGGAGCTGGCGCCCACCGCGGAGAGCGCGCCGCGCGACGTGGCGCGACTGCGCAGCAAGGGCTACATGGAGCCGTTCATCAACCCGCCGGAGTACCTGGAGGCGCGGCGGCGTGAGCAGAGCGAGCGGGACGCGGTGAGCACCTTCCCGGCACAGCCGGTCAAGGACGTGCTGCGCTTTCTCATCGAATACGCGCCGCTGCCCAACTGGAAGCGCGACATTCTCTCCATGCTGCGCGAGGAAAGCTACTATTTTGCGCCCCAGGCACAGACCAAGATCATGAACGAGGGCTGGGCGTCCTACTGGCACGAGAAGATCATGACCCAGAAGGCGCTGGAGCCCAGCGAGATCGTGGACTTCGCCGACCACCACTCGTCCACCCTCGCCGTGCAGCCCGGACAGTTGAACCCCTACAAGCTGGGCTACGAACTCTACTGCGACATCGAGCGTCGCTGGAACACGGGGCGTTTCGGCAAGGACTACGAGGAGTGCGACGACGCCGCCGCGCGTGCCGCCTGGAACCGGGGCACGGGAGCTGGGCGCGAGAAGATCTTCCAGGTGCGGGCCATCTACAACGACATGACCTTCGTGGACGAGTTCCTCACCGAGGAATTCTGCCGGGAGAACCGCCTGTTCACCTACTCGCTCAACGAGCGCAACGGCCGCTACGAGATCGCGGACCGCGAGTTCCGCGCGGTAAAGGAGAAGCTCCTGTTCCAGCTCACCAACATGGGGCAGCCCTATATCACGGTGGTCGACGCCAACCACGAGAACCGTGGCGAACTCTACCTCAAGCACCGCTTCGACGGCGTCGAGCTGCGCCTCGATTACGCCCAGGCCACCATGGAGGCGCTGTTCAAGATCTGGACGCGGCCGGTGCACGTGCAGACGATGGTGGGTGAGAGCGCGGTGCTGCTCTCCTACGACGGCGGCACGCACCGCGAGCGCCCCTTCGAGGCCTCCAACGCGGCCTAG
- the bshA gene encoding N-acetyl-alpha-D-glucosaminyl L-malate synthase BshA: MPFKIGIVCYPTLGGSGVVATELGKSLAALGNEVHFITSGHPTRLSGYDERVYLHKVVTGDYPLFQQYTPYSLSLSVKIREVADQYDLDLVHVHYAIPHATSAFLAREMLKPKRLPTMTTLHGTDITLVGLMPSYYEITRFSIDQSDAVTAVSEFLRRETIREFKTERPIEVIHNFVDTEQFRPQDDPCTRKRLSPHGERVLMHVSNFRKVKNLPVILKVLDEVRKYEPTRLVLVGDGPERESTERLAVEMGLDGAVDFLGDQEYIADVLPAADVFMLPSQHESFGLSALEAMSCGVPVVGSRIGGLPEVIVNEETGFLCEPTDVACMTAIVLGLFRDETLRRAIGSAARERAVTQFNREKIVGRYVESYHRLVNGG; the protein is encoded by the coding sequence GTGCCCTTCAAGATCGGAATCGTGTGTTACCCGACGCTGGGTGGAAGCGGGGTGGTGGCCACCGAACTGGGCAAGTCGCTGGCCGCGCTGGGCAACGAGGTCCACTTCATCACCAGCGGGCATCCCACCCGCCTGTCCGGGTACGACGAGCGGGTGTACCTGCACAAGGTGGTCACGGGGGACTACCCGCTGTTTCAGCAGTACACGCCGTACTCGCTGAGCCTGTCGGTGAAGATCCGCGAGGTGGCCGACCAGTACGACCTCGACCTCGTCCACGTTCACTACGCCATCCCGCACGCCACGTCGGCGTTTCTTGCCCGCGAGATGCTCAAGCCGAAGCGCCTGCCCACCATGACCACGCTGCACGGTACCGACATCACCCTGGTGGGGCTCATGCCGTCGTACTACGAGATCACCCGTTTCAGCATCGACCAGAGCGACGCGGTCACCGCCGTCTCCGAGTTCCTGCGCCGGGAAACCATCCGCGAGTTCAAGACCGAGCGGCCCATCGAGGTGATCCACAACTTCGTGGACACCGAACAGTTCCGCCCCCAGGACGACCCTTGTACGCGCAAGCGGCTATCACCGCACGGCGAGAGGGTCCTGATGCATGTTTCCAACTTCCGTAAAGTTAAGAACTTGCCGGTTATCTTGAAGGTGCTGGATGAGGTGCGGAAGTACGAGCCGACCCGGCTGGTGCTGGTGGGGGACGGCCCGGAACGCGAGTCGACCGAACGGCTGGCGGTGGAGATGGGCCTGGATGGAGCGGTGGACTTCCTCGGCGACCAGGAGTACATCGCCGATGTGCTGCCCGCCGCGGACGTCTTCATGCTCCCCAGCCAGCACGAGAGTTTTGGCCTGTCCGCGCTGGAGGCGATGAGTTGTGGGGTGCCGGTGGTGGGCTCCCGCATCGGCGGGCTGCCCGAGGTTATCGTGAACGAGGAAACCGGATTTCTCTGTGAGCCCACCGACGTCGCTTGCATGACCGCCATCGTGCTGGGCCTGTTCCGCGACGAGACACTGCGGCGGGCGATTGGCAGCGCGGCGCGCGAGCGCGCCGTGACCCAGTTCAACCGGGAGAAGATCGTGGGCCGTTACGTCGAGAGCTACCACCGGCTGGTGAACGGGGGATGA
- a CDS encoding histidine triad nucleotide-binding protein, which translates to MTECIFCRIVAGEIPATRVQEDADTLAFRDVNPAAPVHLLVVPKRHIASLEAAGDDDGGILGMLLLSARRAARAEGLSEGGYRVVVNVGPDAGQAVFHIHLHVLGGRPLDWPPG; encoded by the coding sequence ATGACCGAGTGTATTTTCTGCCGCATCGTGGCGGGTGAGATTCCTGCCACCCGTGTCCAGGAGGACGCGGACACGCTCGCATTCCGTGACGTCAACCCTGCGGCGCCAGTCCACCTGCTCGTCGTTCCAAAACGCCACATCGCATCGCTGGAAGCGGCCGGTGATGACGATGGCGGGATACTGGGGATGCTGCTCCTGAGCGCGCGGCGCGCGGCCCGGGCGGAGGGACTCTCAGAAGGCGGGTACCGGGTGGTCGTGAACGTGGGGCCGGATGCCGGGCAGGCGGTGTTCCACATCCACCTGCACGTGCTGGGGGGACGGCCGCTGGACTGGCCGCCGGGCTAG
- the bshB1 gene encoding bacillithiol biosynthesis deacetylase BshB1 — protein sequence MAIGIHPDDVEIGCGGTVALCAARGHDVLIVDLTRGESSSNGTVEQRAAEAADAARILGASRVNAGLPDTGVHSADAAQIRSLVGILRAHRPDVVLVPHADDPHPDHAAGALLARHAIFLANVNGYATDGAGGKQVRWKVARALVYPGRREVRPDAVVDVTAYYETKMSAIRAHASQVTAASGSLPTPLTDPRFLGVVDARDRLAGRTIGVTHGEAFELLAPVALDDLELLVRREP from the coding sequence ATGGCCATCGGCATACACCCGGACGACGTCGAGATCGGATGCGGCGGAACCGTGGCGCTCTGTGCGGCGCGCGGTCACGACGTGCTGATCGTGGATCTGACCCGCGGCGAGTCGTCCAGCAACGGTACCGTCGAACAGCGCGCGGCCGAGGCCGCCGACGCGGCGCGTATCCTGGGGGCGTCGCGCGTCAACGCGGGGCTGCCGGACACGGGTGTGCACAGCGCGGATGCTGCCCAGATCCGTTCGCTGGTGGGTATCCTGCGCGCGCACCGTCCCGATGTGGTCCTGGTGCCGCACGCCGACGATCCCCACCCCGACCACGCGGCGGGCGCGCTGCTCGCGCGGCACGCCATCTTCCTGGCCAACGTGAACGGTTATGCCACCGACGGCGCCGGCGGAAAGCAGGTGCGCTGGAAGGTGGCCCGCGCGCTGGTGTATCCGGGACGGCGCGAGGTGCGCCCGGATGCGGTGGTGGACGTGACCGCGTACTACGAAACCAAGATGTCCGCGATCCGCGCGCACGCGAGCCAGGTGACGGCGGCCTCCGGCTCGTTGCCGACCCCCCTCACCGATCCGCGTTTCCTCGGCGTGGTCGACGCGCGCGACCGCCTGGCAGGGCGCACCATCGGCGTCACCCACGGCGAGGCCTTCGAACTGCTCGCGCCCGTAGCACTCGATGATCTCGAGCTGCTGGTGAGACGGGAGCCCTGA
- a CDS encoding serine protein kinase produces MGAANDIITLIRSRQNVEEFQQLNWTGTFDDYLELVMSSPRVTRTAFQRMYDMIVSHGVEEYTEHKRKTLRYKFFDDVENQGADAIYGLEQSLMKMVNIFKSAAQGYGTEKRILLLHGPVGSAKSTMVRLLKKGIENYSRTPEGALYTFGWRDETAEGERYIDCPMHEEPLHLIPDALREEVLGQINEQLPDGSFRVAVQGELCPACRFQFNELMRRYDGDWTKVVRHVEVRRLVLCEKDRIGIGTFQPKDEKNQDSTELTGDINYRKIAEYGSDSDPRAFNFDGEFNVANRGIIEFIEVLKLDVAFLYDLLGASQEHKIKPKKFSQTDIDEVIIGHTNEPEYRKLQSNEFMEALRDRTVKIDVPYITRLKDEVRIYERDFNPSRIRHTHIAPHTLEMAAMWAVLTRLEEPKKASINMIQKLRLYNGQSLPGFTEENVKELHKETVREGLDGISPRYIQDKISNALVSDEADRCINPFMVLNELESGLQHHSLINSEELRKRYRDLLAQVKEEYEDIVKNEVQRAISADEEAITKLCANYVDNIKAYTQKERVKNKYTGEDEEPDERLMRAIEEKIGIPENRKDDFRREIMNYIGALAIDGKTFDYKTNARLQKALELKLFEDQKDSIKLTNLVSSVVDKETQAKIDIVKQRLIRNMHYCDICATDVLNFVASIFARGDVKRSG; encoded by the coding sequence ATGGGCGCCGCCAACGACATCATTACCCTCATTCGGTCCCGGCAGAACGTCGAAGAGTTTCAGCAGCTGAACTGGACGGGGACCTTCGACGACTATCTCGAGCTGGTCATGAGTAGCCCGCGCGTCACGCGCACGGCGTTCCAGCGCATGTACGACATGATCGTGTCGCACGGTGTGGAGGAGTACACCGAGCACAAGCGCAAGACACTGCGCTACAAGTTCTTCGACGATGTCGAGAACCAGGGCGCCGACGCCATCTACGGGCTCGAGCAGTCGCTGATGAAGATGGTCAACATCTTCAAGTCGGCGGCGCAGGGCTACGGCACGGAGAAGCGCATCCTGCTGCTGCACGGGCCAGTGGGCAGCGCCAAGAGCACCATGGTGCGCCTGCTCAAGAAGGGGATCGAGAACTACTCCCGCACGCCCGAGGGCGCGCTGTACACCTTCGGGTGGCGCGACGAGACCGCGGAAGGCGAGCGCTACATCGACTGCCCCATGCACGAGGAGCCCCTGCACCTCATCCCGGATGCGTTGCGCGAAGAGGTTCTGGGGCAGATAAACGAACAGCTGCCCGACGGTTCCTTCCGGGTGGCGGTGCAGGGCGAGCTGTGCCCGGCGTGCCGATTCCAGTTCAACGAACTCATGCGGCGCTACGACGGCGACTGGACCAAGGTGGTGCGGCACGTGGAGGTGCGCCGCCTGGTGCTGTGTGAAAAGGATCGTATCGGCATCGGTACCTTCCAGCCCAAGGACGAGAAGAACCAGGATTCCACCGAGTTGACCGGCGACATCAACTACCGCAAGATCGCCGAGTACGGCTCGGACTCCGACCCGCGCGCGTTCAATTTCGACGGAGAGTTCAACGTGGCCAACCGGGGCATCATCGAGTTCATCGAGGTGCTCAAGCTGGATGTGGCCTTCCTGTACGACCTGCTGGGGGCGTCGCAGGAGCACAAGATCAAGCCCAAGAAATTCTCGCAGACCGACATCGACGAGGTGATCATCGGACACACCAACGAGCCGGAGTATCGCAAGCTGCAGAGCAACGAGTTCATGGAGGCGCTGCGCGATCGCACGGTGAAGATCGATGTACCCTACATCACCCGTCTCAAGGACGAGGTGCGCATCTACGAGCGCGATTTCAACCCGTCGCGCATCCGCCACACCCATATCGCGCCGCACACGCTGGAGATGGCGGCCATGTGGGCCGTGCTGACCCGCCTGGAGGAGCCCAAGAAGGCCTCGATCAACATGATCCAGAAGCTGCGCCTGTACAATGGCCAGTCGCTGCCGGGCTTTACCGAGGAGAACGTGAAGGAACTGCACAAGGAGACGGTGCGCGAGGGACTGGACGGCATTTCGCCGCGCTATATCCAGGACAAGATCTCCAACGCGCTGGTCAGCGACGAGGCAGACCGCTGCATCAACCCCTTCATGGTTCTCAACGAACTGGAGTCGGGGCTGCAGCACCACTCGCTGATCAACTCCGAGGAATTGCGCAAGCGCTACCGCGACCTGCTGGCGCAGGTGAAGGAGGAGTACGAGGACATCGTCAAGAACGAGGTCCAACGCGCCATCTCGGCCGACGAGGAGGCCATCACCAAGCTGTGCGCCAACTACGTGGACAACATCAAGGCGTACACGCAGAAGGAACGGGTCAAGAACAAGTACACGGGCGAGGACGAAGAGCCGGACGAGCGGCTGATGCGCGCCATCGAGGAGAAGATCGGGATCCCCGAGAACCGCAAGGACGATTTCCGGCGCGAGATTATGAACTACATCGGCGCGCTGGCCATCGACGGAAAAACCTTCGACTACAAGACCAACGCCCGCCTGCAGAAGGCGCTGGAGCTCAAGCTGTTCGAGGACCAGAAGGACTCCATCAAGCTCACCAACCTGGTATCCAGCGTGGTGGACAAGGAGACGCAGGCCAAGATCGACATCGTGAAGCAGCGCCTGATCCGCAACATGCACTATTGCGACATCTGCGCGACGGACGTGCTCAACTTCGTGGCGAGCATCTTTGCCCGCGGAGACGTGAAACGGTCGGGGTAG
- the amrA gene encoding AmmeMemoRadiSam system protein A, which yields MNTPGDQRVLTGLARASIAEALRLAVPVPPDSPILDERLGAFVTLTLRGNLRGCIGQTQSRERLRALLPAMARAAAFEDPRFPPLATAEFPIVRIEVSLLSRPVRVASPDDVVVGTHGVIVSARGRRGLLLPQVAIEWNWSREELLENVCAKAALDRDAWRHPGTRLETFTAQVYAEEEEEEEED from the coding sequence GTGAACACGCCCGGCGACCAGCGCGTCCTCACCGGCCTGGCCCGCGCCAGCATCGCCGAAGCGCTCAGGCTGGCCGTGCCCGTACCGCCCGACTCGCCCATCCTCGACGAACGCCTCGGCGCCTTCGTCACGCTCACGCTGCGCGGCAATCTTCGCGGATGTATCGGCCAGACCCAGTCCCGCGAGCGGTTGCGCGCGCTGCTGCCGGCCATGGCACGGGCCGCCGCCTTCGAGGACCCCCGCTTCCCGCCCCTCGCCACCGCCGAGTTCCCGATCGTGCGCATCGAAGTCTCCCTGCTCTCGCGGCCCGTGCGAGTGGCATCCCCCGATGACGTGGTGGTGGGAACCCACGGCGTCATCGTCAGCGCGCGCGGACGCCGCGGCCTCCTGCTGCCCCAGGTGGCGATCGAGTGGAACTGGTCGCGGGAGGAACTGCTGGAGAATGTCTGCGCCAAGGCAGCGCTGGACCGTGATGCGTGGCGCCACCCCGGAACGCGCCTGGAGACGTTTACCGCGCAGGTGTACGCCGAAGAAGAAGAAGAAGAAGAAGAAGACTAG
- the amrB gene encoding AmmeMemoRadiSam system protein B: MHPTSYIRPPAVAGMFYPADPVVLARDVDRMLTAATPPPGAAPPHALLAPHAGYRYSGAIAARAFACIDAERVDTVVLVGPSHVEAFDFTSVFDGDAFATPLGEVAVDAALAAALAAAAPSIRRSPRGHAAGRGRGEHALEVMLPFLQRRCPRARIVPITMGSQSHAACTDLADAIARHADFARTLIVASSDLSHFHPYDEAVLLDTEFCARVAAMDGEALLTGLARGRCEACGGGPTAAVMLALARVHRGTARVLARINSGDVTGERESVVGYAAAVFGEAA, from the coding sequence ATGCACCCGACATCCTACATCCGCCCTCCCGCCGTGGCGGGCATGTTCTACCCGGCCGATCCCGTGGTGCTCGCCCGCGACGTCGACCGCATGCTCACGGCCGCCACACCACCACCCGGAGCCGCCCCCCCCCACGCGCTTCTCGCCCCCCACGCCGGGTACCGCTACTCCGGTGCCATCGCCGCGCGCGCCTTTGCCTGCATCGACGCCGAGCGGGTGGATACCGTGGTGCTGGTGGGACCCTCGCACGTGGAGGCATTTGACTTCACCTCCGTCTTCGACGGTGACGCGTTTGCGACACCGCTGGGAGAGGTCGCTGTCGACGCCGCGCTGGCCGCCGCGCTGGCCGCCGCAGCACCATCCATCCGGCGCTCGCCACGCGGTCACGCCGCCGGGCGCGGCCGCGGTGAGCACGCGCTCGAGGTCATGCTGCCCTTCCTCCAGCGCCGATGTCCGCGCGCGCGCATCGTCCCCATCACCATGGGTTCGCAATCGCACGCGGCCTGCACAGACCTCGCCGACGCCATCGCGCGCCACGCCGACTTCGCGCGGACCCTGATCGTGGCCAGCTCCGACCTGTCGCACTTCCACCCCTACGACGAGGCGGTTCTCCTGGACACGGAGTTCTGTGCACGCGTGGCGGCCATGGATGGCGAGGCGCTGCTGACGGGCCTGGCCCGGGGACGCTGCGAAGCCTGCGGCGGCGGACCCACCGCCGCGGTGATGCTTGCGCTGGCGCGCGTGCACCGCGGCACCGCGCGCGTGCTCGCGCGCATCAATTCGGGTGACGTGACGGGTGAGCGCGAGAGCGTTGTGGGCTACGCCGCGGCCGTCTTCGGGGAAGCGGCGTGA
- the bshC gene encoding bacillithiol biosynthesis BshC: MTPVREMIPLECVPGGSRLYRDYALGRGTAVHALLGEFRADGAGWAAATARTARVDPRVVERMVESNRSLGASSGILERLRGLGDGSVRAVISGQQPGVAGGPLMSLHKIATTCALAREVEARQGVPCVPVFWLGADDDDFAEVRDVVVVSGDISLVSASLAAGVTVPGRRIGDIDAAAAREVWGAVAPYLPPATAGGEDIAALLAGARDFGDAAARCIMHLCGGDVALIDGREPVLRESARDLLLGYFDGEDALRERVRSAGATLASAGYHAQLDPGDSSGLFLVADGVRRRIPADQRAAARTRFQADPTAVSPGVIARNLVQDSVFHPVAVVLGPAEIAYRAQIAGVYDALGVSCPVVFPRMMATFVPPPVADLARAAGIDAATLALDPAAAADAARASLRDDAFAASARQAEVAFAELAERFASAAAGRLDARALDKLRKRFGDLTQRLRQSVDMAVEQDTHSAAARFPFLSHLPELFVRGGVPQERYLSMTAPYSFHGPAAWNGLRGIAGDSVTAALDGRVGLRVYSI; encoded by the coding sequence GTGACGCCCGTACGCGAGATGATTCCACTGGAATGCGTTCCCGGCGGGAGCAGGTTGTACCGCGACTACGCGCTGGGACGGGGGACAGCCGTGCATGCCCTGCTCGGAGAGTTTCGTGCCGACGGCGCCGGCTGGGCGGCGGCCACGGCGCGCACGGCACGCGTCGACCCGCGCGTGGTGGAGCGCATGGTGGAGAGCAACCGCTCGCTGGGTGCCTCCAGCGGGATTCTGGAACGTCTGCGCGGGCTCGGCGATGGGTCGGTACGCGCGGTCATCAGCGGACAGCAGCCCGGTGTCGCCGGGGGGCCGCTGATGAGCCTGCACAAGATTGCGACCACGTGCGCGCTTGCGCGTGAGGTGGAGGCCAGGCAGGGTGTTCCCTGCGTACCCGTCTTCTGGCTGGGTGCCGACGACGATGACTTTGCCGAGGTTCGCGACGTGGTGGTGGTCAGCGGCGACATCTCGCTGGTTTCCGCCTCGCTGGCCGCCGGGGTAACGGTGCCGGGAAGGCGCATCGGCGATATCGATGCGGCCGCGGCCCGTGAGGTGTGGGGTGCGGTGGCGCCGTACCTGCCGCCGGCGACGGCGGGTGGGGAGGACATCGCCGCCCTGCTGGCGGGTGCCCGCGACTTCGGCGACGCGGCCGCACGCTGCATCATGCACCTGTGCGGCGGTGACGTGGCGCTGATCGACGGGCGGGAACCGGTGCTGCGCGAGAGCGCGCGCGATCTCCTGCTCGGGTACTTCGACGGCGAGGACGCGCTGCGCGAGCGGGTCCGCTCGGCGGGGGCGACGCTGGCATCCGCCGGATACCACGCCCAGCTGGATCCCGGCGACTCCTCCGGGTTGTTCCTGGTCGCCGACGGGGTGCGCCGCAGAATCCCCGCCGATCAGCGGGCGGCGGCGCGCACACGCTTCCAGGCCGACCCCACCGCGGTGTCGCCGGGCGTGATCGCGCGCAATCTCGTGCAGGATTCGGTATTCCATCCCGTCGCGGTGGTGCTGGGTCCGGCGGAGATCGCCTACCGCGCACAGATTGCGGGTGTGTACGACGCGCTGGGAGTTTCGTGCCCGGTTGTGTTTCCACGCATGATGGCGACGTTCGTGCCGCCGCCGGTCGCCGACCTGGCGCGGGCGGCGGGCATCGACGCTGCAACCCTGGCCCTGGATCCCGCCGCGGCCGCCGATGCGGCGCGGGCGAGTCTGCGCGACGACGCATTCGCCGCGTCCGCCCGCCAGGCGGAGGTGGCGTTTGCGGAACTGGCGGAGCGCTTTGCGTCGGCCGCGGCCGGGCGGCTGGACGCGCGCGCGCTGGACAAGCTGCGCAAGCGGTTCGGGGATCTTACGCAGCGACTGCGCCAATCGGTGGACATGGCGGTGGAGCAGGACACGCACAGCGCGGCAGCGCGTTTTCCATTTCTGTCGCACCTGCCCGAGCTGTTCGTGCGTGGCGGCGTACCGCAGGAACGCTACCTCTCCATGACGGCGCCCTACAGCTTCCACGGCCCGGCCGCCTGGAATGGGCTGCGCGGCATCGCCGGCGATTCCGTGACGGCGGCGTTAGACGGCCGGGTCGGGCTTCGTGTATATTCCATCTGA